DNA sequence from the Arthrobacter sp. V1I9 genome:
CGCCTGCCTGGACGGCGAGCCTGCGCTGGCGCCGGTACCCGGAAGCGCCCTTCACCGTGCCGCCTGCATCAAGTCCGGGGCCTTGGGGGGCGAAGTGGACGTCCATGACGTCTTCTCCGCTCCGCCGGTGCCGGTGTCCCGTTTTGATGCCATTCCACGCGGGGAGCGCTCGGCTGTCCTGCAGCTCAAGGATGTGCGCAAGCACTTTCCCCTGACCAAAGGCGCACTGCTCAAGCGCAGGATCGGCACCGTCAAGGCCGTGGACGGCGTCACCTTCGACATCCGCGAAGGCGAGTGCTTCTCCATTGTGGGCGAATCCGGTTCCGGAAAAACCACCACCCTGCTGGAAATCATGGAGTTCCACAAGGACCAGGACGGCGAGGTGGTGATAGGCGGCATCAGCAACAAGCAGGCGGCCGGTGCCAGGACCAAAGCCGCCATGCGCCGCGAGCTCCAGATGGTGTTCCAGGATCCCACCGGTGCGCTGGACCCGCGGTTCACCGTGTACGAGGTGCTCGCCGAACCGCTCCAGAACGCTGGGATGGACAAGCAGGCCATCAAGAAGCGCATCATGGAACTGATGAAGCTGGTGGGCCTGCAGCCGGACCACGTCAACCGCTTCCCCAACCAGTTTTCCGGCGGACAGCGCCAGCGCGTCGGCATCGCCCGTGCCCTGGCCGTGAACCCGAAGCTGGTGGTCCTGGACGAGCCTGTCTCCGCCCTTGACGTTTCCGTCCAGGCCGGCGTCATCAACCTCCTGGACAAGCTCCGGGCCGAGCTGGGCCTCAGCTACCTCATGGTGGCGCACGATCTCTCCGTGGTCCGGCACATTTCCAACCGCGTTGCCGTGATGTACCTGGGCAAGATCGTGGAAATCGGTGAAGTGGACCGGGTGTTCGATAACCCCCGCCACCCCTACACCCGGGCCCTGCTCTCAGCCATCCCGGTGCCGGACCCGCAGGTGGAGCGGACCAGGGAGCGGATCATCCTGCGGGGAGACCTGCCCTCACCGCTGGACGCCCCCAGGGGCTGCAACTTCGCCACCCGTTGCCCCGTCTTCGCTGCCCTGCCGCCGGCTAAGCAGGAAAAGTGCCTCACCCTGGAACCTCCACTGGAACCGGTGGCACCCTCGGCAGCGGCCCCGGCCCTCGCCGCGCATCCGTTGCCGGTCCTGGACCAGCGCTTCGCCTGTTTCTTCCCCGACGGGGAACTGGACGAGGACATGCTGGTAGTCCACGAATCGACGGACCACCATGCACCTTAAGTTTTTTCGACCCACCAGCATCATCACCCGCACCAACGAAGGGAACACCATGAGGAATCTGAACAAGATCGGCGGAGCGGCAGCCATTGCTGCGGCTCTGGCGCTGACGGCCTGCGGCGGCGGCGGTGGCGGGGCCACCGGGCCGGAAACGGCCAAGGGCCAGGAGGCAGGCAGCGACCTGTCCAAGCTCATCAGCGTCAATGAGAAGCCTGCAGCTGATCTTGAACAGGGCGGTAAGGTCACCCTGCCCCTGGGCAACATCGGCCCGGACTTCAACGGCTTCTCCAACAACGGCAACAGCGCAGACAACTCCGCGTTGATGGCCCCGATGAATCCTGTTGCGGTTTCGGGCGGCGGCATCGGCGGCTGCTGGAAGGTCGACTTCGAGGGCAAGGCCACGCCCAACAAGGACTTCTGCGAGGAGGTCAAGAACGAAGTCAAGGATGGTAAGCAGACCATCACCATCAAGGTCAACGAAAAAGCCACGTACAACGACGGCACCCCCATTGACGTCAAGGCTTTCCGGAACACCTGGAACATCCTGAAGAGCCCCGATGCCGGTTACGACATCGTCACTTCCGGGTCGTACGAATTTGTTGAATCCGTAGAGGCCGGCAGCAGCGACAAAGAAGTCATCGTCAAGACCAGCCGGCCGGTGTATCCGCTGGAGGACCTCTTCTTTGGCCTGATCCACCCCGCCGTCAATACGCCGCAGATCTTCAACGAGGGCTTCAACGGCGAACTTCACCCGGAGTGGATGGCGGGCCCCTTCAAGCTGGACCAGTATGACACCGCAGCCAAGACCGTGAGCCTGGTTCCCAACGAAAAATGGTGGGGCACCAAGCCGGTCCTGGAAAGCGTCGTCTTCCGTCAGCTGGAGACGAGCGCCCAGATTGCCGCTTTCAAGAACGGCGAGATCGACGGCGTGTCAGCCAACACCGTCTCCCTCTACAAGCAGTTGGAAGGCACCAAAGACGCTGAGGTCCGCCGCGGCCAGCGCCTGTTCGCCGGCGGCTTGAACCTGAACGCCCAGCGCATCACCGACGTTGCAGTCCGCAAGGCGATCTTCGCGGCAGTGGACCGTGAGGCCCTGCGCAAGGTGCGCTTCAACGGCCTGAACTGGGAAGAGCCCAGCTCCGGCTCCATGATGCTGCTGCCCTTCTCCGAGTACTACCAGGACAACTACCCCGTGAAGGAAACCGGTCCGGATGCTGCCAAGAAGGTATTGACGGACGCCGGCTACACCGCGAATTCTAACGGCATCATGGAGAAGGACGGCAAGCCCGCCGCCTTCAAGATCAGCAACTTCGGTGACGATCCCACCACCCTCGCCTTCGCCCAGACCCTGCAGAAGCAGCTCCAGGCTGGCGGCATGGATGTTGGCATCGACCAGCGTGCCTCTGCCGATTTTGGCAAGGTCCTCGGTGCACGGGAGTTCGACATGAGCGTCTCGGGCTACACGGTAGGTGCGGATGCAACGTCCGCCGTCAAGCAGTACTACGACTCCAAGACCAACGAGAACCAGCTGGGCGACGCCGAGCTGGACAAGAAGATCGCTGACCTCGCGTCCATCGAGGACAACGCCGAGCGCAACAAGGCGGCCATGGAGGTTGAGAAGGAGCACATGGCGAAGTACTACTCCATGGGCGTGGTCATGAACGGCCCGCAGATCTCCTTCGTCCGCACCGGCCTGGCGAACTACGGCCCCTCCCTGTTCCAGAGCCTGTCCCAGGTTCCGGACTGGACCACCCTCGGCTGGGAAAAGAAGTAACAGCCCGCGCTGACTAGGTTCAACTGAATACAGGCAACACGGCTAGGCCGGCATCTCCTGGAACATCAGGGGATGCCGGCCTTCGCCGCATCCCAAATGCTCTCTCACTTACTGCGGGTTTTCCTGCGACGTTCTATCACTTCTGGGGGTCTGGCCGACGGTGCGCGGGGGTACCGTAGCCCTATGACTGACTCCGCCGCTCCACGCACCATCCGCACAGCCGTCGTCGGCTACGGCCTGTCCGGCAGCGTCTTCCATGCGCCCCTGATCGGGTCCGACGGTCGTTACTCGCTGGAGGTCATTGCCACGTCCAACGTGGAACGGCAGAAGGCGGCCACTGCCCGGTATCCGGGCGTGAGGACAGTGCACGACGGCGATGCCGTCCTTGCGCGTGCCGCTGACCTTGACCTGGTGGTGCTGGGCACGCCGCCGGCGACGCACTACCCGCTGGCCAGGGCCGCGCTGGAGGCCGGGCTGGATGTGGTGGTGGACAAGCCGTTCGCCGTGACGAGCGAGCAAGGGCAGGAGCTTGTTGCCCTCGCCCGGCAACTGGGCCGGGTGTTGACGGTGTTCCAGAACCGGCGATGGGACGGTGACTTCCTGACGCTCCGCAAGCTCCTGGCAGCGGACGCCGTGGGGAAGGTGATTAGGTTCGAGTCGAGGTTCGAGCGGTGGTCCCCCGCCATCGCCAAGGCCTGGAAGGCTCACGCCACTGCGGCTGACGGCGGCGGCGTCCTGTTCGACCTCGGCAGCCACCTGATTGACCAGGCCCTCCTGCTGTTTGGTCCCGCAACCGTGGTCCATTCGGAGCTGAAGGCCCGGCGCGCGGATGAACGCGCGGATGACGACGTGTTCCTGGTGCTGCAGCACCAATCCGGGGTTCTGAGCCACCTCACCATGAACATGCTCTGCGCGCAGCAGGGCCCGCGGTTCCGCGTGCTGGGTTCCGTCGGCGGCTTCACTAAAAACGGTGTGGACCCGCAGGAGCCCTATATTGTGGCGGGCGGCAGCCCCCTCGACGCAGAGTACGGCGAGGAAGCGCCGGAGTGGGCGGGCCTCCTGGGCCGTGACGGCCACCTGGATGCCCTGCCCACCGAGCGCGGCAGTTACCCGGAGTTCTACCGGCTGCTGGCGGACAAGATCCTCGACGGCGGAGCAAAGTCCCCCCTGCCCCTGCCGGTCAATCCGGAAGACGCCGTCGAAACCTTAAAAATCATTGAACAAGCAAGGGAACTGTCTGCGGCGAGAGCTTAAACGTCGGGACGGCAGCCATCCAGAAAGCGTGCGTCAGAGCGACGAAGGAGCAGCACGCGTTGGATGACTGCCGTCCCGACGGCAGCAGGGGGTACTAGGCCGAGACCAGTTCGTGCCAGTCCGCTACGAGCGGCAGGTCGTGTGCCTCGGAGACGGAGTGGTGGGCTACGTGGCCGGCGGCGATGTTGAGGCCGGCCGCGAGGGCGGGGTCGCGCTCGAAGGCTGCCTTGACGCCCAGGTTGGCCAGCGACACGGCGTACCTCAGGGTCACGTTGGTAAGGGCGTAGGTGGACGTGTTGGGGACCGCGCCGGGCATGTTGGCCACGCAGTAGAAGATGGTGTTGTGGACCTTGTAGGTGGGTTCCTGGTGCGTGGTGGCGCGGGTGTCCTCGAAGCAGCCGCCCTGGTCCACGGCGATGTCCACGAGAACCGAGCCGGGCTTCATGCGGGCCACCAGATCGTTGGTGACCAGTTTGGGGGCCTTGGCCCCCGGGATCAGGACGGAGCCGATCACCAGGTCAGCGTCCACCACTGACTTCTCGATTTCGTAACTGTTCGATGCCACGGTCTTCAGGCGGCCCTGGTACTGGGCGTCCAGTTCGCGCAGGCGGTTGATGTTGATGTCCAGGATGGTGACGTCGGCGCCCAGGCCAAGTGCCATTGCAGCGGCGTTGGTTCCGGCAACGCCCGCGCCAAGGACAACCACCTTGGCAGGGCGGACGCCCGGGACGCCGCCCAGCAGCACACCCTTACCGCCCGCGGGAGCCATGAGGGAGGAGGCACCCACCTGCACGGACAGCCGGCCGGCCACCTCGGACATGGGGGCCAGCAGCGGAAGCGTCCGGCCTTCCTGCACGGTTTCGTAAGCGATGGCCGTGACGCCGGAGTTGATGAGCTCGCGGGTGAGTTCGGGCTCGGCGGCGAGGTGGAGGTAGGTAAAGAGGATCAGGCCCTTGCGGAAGCGGTGGTATTCGGCCTTGATGGGTTCCTTGACCTTCATGACCATGTCCGCGCGGGCCCAGACGTCATCGGCGTCATTGACGATCTCGGCGCCGGCGATGGCGTATTCCTCGTCCGTGATGCCTGACCCCAGCCCTGCGCCGCGCTCCACCAGCACGGTGTGGCCGTGGGTGCGGAACTCGTGGACACCGGCAGCAGTGATGGCTACCCGGAATTCGTTGTTCTTGATTTCTTTGGGGACACCGATGATCATCGTGGGCTCCAGGTTCTCGGCCGGTAGGCCGGAAAGTGCGGAAGGATTGCGTATTTCCACGATAAATCCGTTTGTGAGCCAGCTGACACGGTGTGGTCAGCGGGGCACCAGAGAAACCCCGGAATTCCGCCGATTTCGTCCTAGCGTGCTCGACATTTGTATAGTCACGGAGCGTCAGGTGTCGCCTGGTGTTCGTTCGTCCCCCAAGCTGCGAAGGCAGTAGTGTTGGCCCATGCAGCAGGGCGTGGAGCAACTGGTAGAGCAGGTGGCGCAAAAGCTGGGCCGCGGACTGTCCCTGGAGGACCTGGACGGCGTGCTGCTGGCTTACAGCTCGAACCAGTCCCATGCTGACCGCGTGCGCGTGAACTTCCTGCTCAGCAAAAAAGTGCCGGCGGACGTGAGTGCCTGGCAGCTGTCCCACGGCATTGCGACAGCGGTGCGGCCGGTGGTGGTTCCGGCGAACCCGCTCCTTGGAATGCTCGGCCGTGTGTGTGTCCCGCTGATGGTTCGTGGCTTCCGCGTGGGCTATCTCTGGGTGCAGCAGGACTCCGTGGAGGAAAACCCGACGGCGATCCTCACCCAATTGCCGTCAGTCAACAACGAGTTGGAGATGCTGTCCGGGCTGCTGCTCGACTCGAACACCGCGGAGTCCGAGTTCCGGCGGGGGCGTGAGCGGGAGTTCCTGGCTGCGTGTGCCGGGGAAGCAAACGCGGTGGCGGCAGTGGCAGGGTGGAATGAGGTGCAGGGCCGCGGGCCGTGGCAGATGGTCAGTGTGCTCGATGCCGACGGCTGGGCCGGCGGCCCCGATCCCATCGCGTCCACCCTGATCCACCGGTCAGCAGCGCTGCAGGCCACGATCGGCGTGGATGCAACCCTCTTCAGCGCCGGCACGGAAACCCACTCGGTGGTGCTGTTCCGCGAGTCAACGGGAAGGGCGAACCATGCGCAGGTCCTGGTCCATTACCAGCTGGAGTTGGCCAAGCGCTCCGGCCGGCCGGTCCACCGGGTCATCCTGGGGATCAGCGAAGGGTTTGCCAGGCCGCGGGAGCTCGCCGAGGCCTACCGTCAATCAAAAGTGGCTGCGCAGGCCGCTGCCGTTGATCCCCAGCTCGGGGAACTGGTGGACTGCCGGTCCACCGGCGTTTATCAGCTCCTGGCCTCTGCCGGAGGAGGGGCCGGCGCCTGGGCTGACTCTGGATCCGTCTACTTCCGCATGCTCGAGGACCACGACCGCAACGGTGAACTCATCCCGGTCCTGGAACTGCTGTACGACAACGACGGCTCCGTCCAGGATGTGGCTGCGAAACTCCACCTGCACCGGAGCAGCATCTACAACCGGCTGGGCCGGATCCGCCAGCTGTTGGGCGTGGACCCTCTGAAGGGGCTGCCCCGCCTGGAACTCCACGCGGCCCTCAAAATGCGCCGCTGGGCACTTCGGCCCCGGATCTGACGCGAGGATCAGCCGCCGTCGGCCTCATTGCCGGCAGCCTGATCCGTAGCAGCCTTCTTCTGCCGGTCCTTCTTCTGCCCCTCCAGCCACGCCATGATCGCCGCCAATGGGATCCGGCGGTGGCTGCCGCGGTACTCCACAGGGATTTCCCCGCGGTCCGTCATGTTGCGGAGGTAGGTGTGCGAAATTCCCGCCAGTTCTGCCGCCTTGGAGGTGGTCAACATGTCCTCCACGCTGCTCACGGTCACCGCCTCGCCGCGGCTGAACCGCTGCAGAAGGTCGACGACGGCGTCCCTCGCCACGGGCGGCAGGCGGTGGACGGTGCCGTCCACAAAAACGGTGATGTCGTCGCTGCCGGCCAGAGCCTGCTGGAGCTTCACGGCCTCCTCGGGCGGGAGGGCGCCGGCCATCCTGGGAGCAATCAGTGCCATGGCTCCAGCCTACCGGTGCGTCCACGCCTGCCGGTGTGCCCCGCGCTCCGGCGGTAAGCTCGCCTAATGGCATTAGGTGATGGCAAAGACGTGCAATCCGGCGGTTTACAGGGAAGGCTCTACGCCTCCGTCCATCCGGGGGAGGCTGGAGCGCGGCCTACTTATGTGCTGCTGCACGGCATCGGTGTTTCCCACCGCTACCTGGCGCGGCTGCATCAGGAACTGGCGAAAGAAGCGGACGTCTACTCCTTCGACCTGCCCGGCTTCGGGAAGTCGTCAAAACCCGGACGCCAGTTGCAGGTCGAAGAGTTTGCGGCGTTCGTGAGCGCTGTCCTCGCGGAAGCCGGAGTCCATCACTATGTCCCGGTGGGCCATTCCATGGGCACACAGTTCGCAGTGCAACTGGCGCTGCAGGAACCTGAGCGGGTGGACGGCGTCGTTCTGATGGGCCCGGTGGTGGAGACCAGGAGGAAGTCGGTGGCCAGGCAGGCGATGGCACTGACGCGGGATTCGATGTTCAGCGAGTCGCTGACCTCGAACGCCATCGTGTTCAGCGACTACCTCCGGGCAGGCCCGCGCTGGTACCTGACGGAATTGCCCGTAATGATGGAATACCCGCTGGAGGAACGGCTCGCGGGGGTCACCCAGCCGGTGCTGGTGCTCCGCGGCACCAAAGACCCCATCGCCCGCCGCCCCTGGTGCGTGAAGCTCGCCGAGGTTGCCCGGCAGGGAACCATGGCCGAGATCCTGGGCCAAGGCCATGTCTTCCAACACACTGCCCCGGAAACCGCTGCGCAGGCCATCAGCGGCTGGGTCAGGGCCGTCAACGGCTTCGGCGTCCCGGCCTGACAGAGCCCCCCGCCATCACGGCGGGGGCCAGGGGCGTCAGAGCCCGAGTTCCTCCAGGACCGGCAGCTTCTCCCGCACCCACGCGCGCGCCTCGGTGGCGCTGGGGGCAGACAAGGCAAGCTTGGCCAGCTGCTGCGCCTCATCCAGGGTGACCGTCTTCAGCACCGCTGCAACGGCGGCAAGGGACCGGGCGGTCATGGACAGCGTTGCCACGCCCAGGCCGGTCAGTACGACGGCGAGGGCAGGGTCCGCGGCCGCCTCGCCGCAGACGCCCACGGGCTTGTTGCTGCCCTCGGCCCGTGAGCCCTCCACAGTCAGCCCGACCAGGCGCAGGACTGCAGGCTGCCAAGGGGTGTTGAGGTTGGCGAGCGGGCCAAGCTGGCGGTCCGCGGCCATGGCGTACTGGGTCAGGTCGTTGGTGCCCAGGCTCGCGAAACCCACTTCGCGGAGGATGGCTTCAGCAGTGAGGGCAGCGGACGGGACCTCCACCATCACGCCGGGGGTCTTGATGCCGGCATCTGCACACATGGAGGCAAAGCGGGCAGCCTCTTCCGCCGTCGAAATCATGGGGGCCATGACCCACACATCCGCTTCCGACTGCTTCTCCGCCAGCGCGATGGCTTCCAGCTGGCGGTCCAGGACGCCCGGCGTGGTGAAGTCCGTGCGGTAGCCGCGGACGCCCAGGGCGGGATTGGGCTCCGTGGAGTCGGTCAGGAACGGGAGCGGCTTGTCGGCGCCGGCATCGAGCGTCCGCAGGACCACCTTTTTGCCCGGGAAGGCGTCAAATACGCTCTTGTAGGCCGCGGCCTGCTCTTCCACGGAGGGTTCGGTATCCCGTTCCAGGAAGCAGAACTCGGTGCGGAAGAGGCCCACGCCCTGGGCGCCCAGCTTGGCGGCCGCCTCGGCGTCCTTGCCGCCGCCCACGTTGGCGAGCAACGGCACAAGGTGGCCATCCGCCGTCGCGCCCGTTCCGCTGAACTCGGCCAGCAGCGAAGCGGTGGCCGCCCATGCCTCCGCCGCTGCCAGCAGGGACTGGTCAGGCTCGGACGTGATGCTGCCCGCCGCGCCGTCAACATACACTTCGGTGCCATCCGGAAGTTCGTCCACGCCGACGGCCGCCACGACGGCGGGAAGGCCGAGCGAGCGGGCGATGATGGCGGTGTGGGACTGGGGCCCGCCGCCCGCGGTGACAAGGGCCAGGACCTTGTTCGGGTCCAGGGTGGCGGTGTCGGCCGGGGCCAGATCCTCGGCCACCAGGACAAAGGGGGTGCTGGACGCGGGGATGCCGGGCGCGGGAACACCGCGCAGTTCGGCGACGATGCGGGCTCGCACATCCAGGACGTCGGTGGCGCGCTCGGCCATGTAGCCGCCCAGGTTGTGCAGCATTTCCGAGACGGAGGAACCGGACTCCCAGATGGCGCGTTCACCCGACATGCCGCGGGCAATGAGCTTGGCGGCACCCTTGATCAGCATGGTGTCCTTGGCCATCAGCGCCGTGGCTTCAAGGACTGCTTTGCCGTCGCCGGTGGCGTGGGCTGCGCGGGCCTTGAGTTCGTCATGCACTGCCTGGGATGCCGCCTTCAGGGCTGCTGTGGCTTCCTCGGCGGTGGTCCCTGCTGCCAGCTGTTCGCCGGCGGGAGG
Encoded proteins:
- a CDS encoding CdaR family transcriptional regulator; the encoded protein is MQQGVEQLVEQVAQKLGRGLSLEDLDGVLLAYSSNQSHADRVRVNFLLSKKVPADVSAWQLSHGIATAVRPVVVPANPLLGMLGRVCVPLMVRGFRVGYLWVQQDSVEENPTAILTQLPSVNNELEMLSGLLLDSNTAESEFRRGREREFLAACAGEANAVAAVAGWNEVQGRGPWQMVSVLDADGWAGGPDPIASTLIHRSAALQATIGVDATLFSAGTETHSVVLFRESTGRANHAQVLVHYQLELAKRSGRPVHRVILGISEGFARPRELAEAYRQSKVAAQAAAVDPQLGELVDCRSTGVYQLLASAGGGAGAWADSGSVYFRMLEDHDRNGELIPVLELLYDNDGSVQDVAAKLHLHRSSIYNRLGRIRQLLGVDPLKGLPRLELHAALKMRRWALRPRI
- a CDS encoding ABC transporter ATP-binding protein translates to MSSNLDAGPAGQPQSAVERLHVAGLHAPTDAVLSVRDLNVRFNTENGVVHAVRGVDFDLMPGKTLGIVGESGSGKSVTSLAIMGLLPATAEISGSVRLRGKELLGLTDKAMCGYRGNDLAMVFQDPLSSLTPVYTVGTQIVEALTIHNPTMSKQAKEARAVELLAMVGIPSPRDRLRAFPHEFSGGMRQRVMIAIAIANNPRVLIADEPTTALDVTIQAQVLEVLHTAQEETGAAVVMITHDLGVVAGMADDIMVMYAGKPVETGAVDDIYYNPRMPYTMGLLGAVPRVDVAQKSSLIPIEGMPPNLIHTPTGCSFAPRCPLASDACLDGEPALAPVPGSALHRAACIKSGALGGEVDVHDVFSAPPVPVSRFDAIPRGERSAVLQLKDVRKHFPLTKGALLKRRIGTVKAVDGVTFDIREGECFSIVGESGSGKTTTLLEIMEFHKDQDGEVVIGGISNKQAAGARTKAAMRRELQMVFQDPTGALDPRFTVYEVLAEPLQNAGMDKQAIKKRIMELMKLVGLQPDHVNRFPNQFSGGQRQRVGIARALAVNPKLVVLDEPVSALDVSVQAGVINLLDKLRAELGLSYLMVAHDLSVVRHISNRVAVMYLGKIVEIGEVDRVFDNPRHPYTRALLSAIPVPDPQVERTRERIILRGDLPSPLDAPRGCNFATRCPVFAALPPAKQEKCLTLEPPLEPVAPSAAAPALAAHPLPVLDQRFACFFPDGELDEDMLVVHESTDHHAP
- a CDS encoding alpha/beta fold hydrolase produces the protein MALGDGKDVQSGGLQGRLYASVHPGEAGARPTYVLLHGIGVSHRYLARLHQELAKEADVYSFDLPGFGKSSKPGRQLQVEEFAAFVSAVLAEAGVHHYVPVGHSMGTQFAVQLALQEPERVDGVVLMGPVVETRRKSVARQAMALTRDSMFSESLTSNAIVFSDYLRAGPRWYLTELPVMMEYPLEERLAGVTQPVLVLRGTKDPIARRPWCVKLAEVARQGTMAEILGQGHVFQHTAPETAAQAISGWVRAVNGFGVPA
- a CDS encoding Gfo/Idh/MocA family oxidoreductase, which codes for MTDSAAPRTIRTAVVGYGLSGSVFHAPLIGSDGRYSLEVIATSNVERQKAATARYPGVRTVHDGDAVLARAADLDLVVLGTPPATHYPLARAALEAGLDVVVDKPFAVTSEQGQELVALARQLGRVLTVFQNRRWDGDFLTLRKLLAADAVGKVIRFESRFERWSPAIAKAWKAHATAADGGGVLFDLGSHLIDQALLLFGPATVVHSELKARRADERADDDVFLVLQHQSGVLSHLTMNMLCAQQGPRFRVLGSVGGFTKNGVDPQEPYIVAGGSPLDAEYGEEAPEWAGLLGRDGHLDALPTERGSYPEFYRLLADKILDGGAKSPLPLPVNPEDAVETLKIIEQARELSAARA
- the ald gene encoding alanine dehydrogenase, translating into MIIGVPKEIKNNEFRVAITAAGVHEFRTHGHTVLVERGAGLGSGITDEEYAIAGAEIVNDADDVWARADMVMKVKEPIKAEYHRFRKGLILFTYLHLAAEPELTRELINSGVTAIAYETVQEGRTLPLLAPMSEVAGRLSVQVGASSLMAPAGGKGVLLGGVPGVRPAKVVVLGAGVAGTNAAAMALGLGADVTILDININRLRELDAQYQGRLKTVASNSYEIEKSVVDADLVIGSVLIPGAKAPKLVTNDLVARMKPGSVLVDIAVDQGGCFEDTRATTHQEPTYKVHNTIFYCVANMPGAVPNTSTYALTNVTLRYAVSLANLGVKAAFERDPALAAGLNIAAGHVAHHSVSEAHDLPLVADWHELVSA
- the ptsP gene encoding phosphoenolpyruvate--protein phosphotransferase, which gives rise to MQNFPGVGVSPGRVIGTVRQMPKPISEPPAGEQLAAGTTAEEATAALKAASQAVHDELKARAAHATGDGKAVLEATALMAKDTMLIKGAAKLIARGMSGERAIWESGSSVSEMLHNLGGYMAERATDVLDVRARIVAELRGVPAPGIPASSTPFVLVAEDLAPADTATLDPNKVLALVTAGGGPQSHTAIIARSLGLPAVVAAVGVDELPDGTEVYVDGAAGSITSEPDQSLLAAAEAWAATASLLAEFSGTGATADGHLVPLLANVGGGKDAEAAAKLGAQGVGLFRTEFCFLERDTEPSVEEQAAAYKSVFDAFPGKKVVLRTLDAGADKPLPFLTDSTEPNPALGVRGYRTDFTTPGVLDRQLEAIALAEKQSEADVWVMAPMISTAEEAARFASMCADAGIKTPGVMVEVPSAALTAEAILREVGFASLGTNDLTQYAMAADRQLGPLANLNTPWQPAVLRLVGLTVEGSRAEGSNKPVGVCGEAAADPALAVVLTGLGVATLSMTARSLAAVAAVLKTVTLDEAQQLAKLALSAPSATEARAWVREKLPVLEELGL
- a CDS encoding ABC transporter family substrate-binding protein; protein product: MRNLNKIGGAAAIAAALALTACGGGGGGATGPETAKGQEAGSDLSKLISVNEKPAADLEQGGKVTLPLGNIGPDFNGFSNNGNSADNSALMAPMNPVAVSGGGIGGCWKVDFEGKATPNKDFCEEVKNEVKDGKQTITIKVNEKATYNDGTPIDVKAFRNTWNILKSPDAGYDIVTSGSYEFVESVEAGSSDKEVIVKTSRPVYPLEDLFFGLIHPAVNTPQIFNEGFNGELHPEWMAGPFKLDQYDTAAKTVSLVPNEKWWGTKPVLESVVFRQLETSAQIAAFKNGEIDGVSANTVSLYKQLEGTKDAEVRRGQRLFAGGLNLNAQRITDVAVRKAIFAAVDREALRKVRFNGLNWEEPSSGSMMLLPFSEYYQDNYPVKETGPDAAKKVLTDAGYTANSNGIMEKDGKPAAFKISNFGDDPTTLAFAQTLQKQLQAGGMDVGIDQRASADFGKVLGAREFDMSVSGYTVGADATSAVKQYYDSKTNENQLGDAELDKKIADLASIEDNAERNKAAMEVEKEHMAKYYSMGVVMNGPQISFVRTGLANYGPSLFQSLSQVPDWTTLGWEKK
- a CDS encoding helix-turn-helix domain-containing protein; protein product: MALIAPRMAGALPPEEAVKLQQALAGSDDITVFVDGTVHRLPPVARDAVVDLLQRFSRGEAVTVSSVEDMLTTSKAAELAGISHTYLRNMTDRGEIPVEYRGSHRRIPLAAIMAWLEGQKKDRQKKAATDQAAGNEADGG